The nucleotide sequence TCGCCACCACCCCCCGCGTCCGGCGCGCGGCAGCTCGTTGGGCCCGAAACGGTCCCGCCGTGCCGCCACTTCCGCGAAGGGCAGTCCCCGTGGCGAGGTGCCCAGCGTGGCGAAGACGTCCCCGGCCGACACGGTCTGCACGGCGGGACCAGGACTGCCGCTGGCATCCGTCGGCGCGCGGTCCCCGTCACCGGGCGTCAGTACGGGAGTTCCGGTACCCATCGGCCACCTCGCCGGGACGCGGTCACGGCGCGGCCACACGTACCGCGGTGACCTTGTACTCGGGGCATGACGTGACGGTGTCCGCGTGGTCGGAGGTCAGGCGGTTCACTCCGCTCGCGGGGAAGTGGAAGGAGCAGAAGACCTGACCGGGCGCCGTCTGTTCGCCGACCCGGGCGATGAGCCGGGCCCGCCCGTGCCGGCTCTCCACGGCGACCGGCGCACCGTCCCGCACATCGAACCGGACGGCGTCGGCGGGGTGGAGGTCGAGGAAGTCGACCGGATCGAGTACGAGGTTGGCGCCGTGTCTGGTCATGCTGCCGGAGTTGTAGTGGGCCCAGCGCCGCCCGGTGACCAGGACCAGCGGATAGTCGTCGTCGGGCTGTTCACCGGGCGGGAGATAGGGGGCCGCGGCAAGGCGGGCCCGCCCGTCCGGTGTGGCGAACCGCTCCACGTACAGCTTGGCCTCCCCCGGACGGTCGGGGTCCGGGCAGGGCCACGGCACGGCGCCCTCCCGGTCCAGCCGGTTGTGGGAGAGACCGGCGAAGACGGGCGCGACCCGTCCGCACTCGGCCAGCGCGTCGGCCGGGGCGGCACAGCCCAGGTCGGCTCCCATCATCGCGGCGAGGGCCCGTACGACGTCGAAGTCGCTGCGTGCCTCTCCCGGCGGGGGCACGGCGGGGCGGACCCGCTGGAACCGGCGGTCGAAGTTGACGAAGGTGCCGTCCTTCTCCAGCCAGGACGCGACCGGCAGCACGACGTCCGCGTGGCGGGCCGTCTCGGACAGGAACAGCTCGTTGCAGACGACGAGCGGGCACGCGTCCAGGGCCTGGGCCACCCGGTTCGCGTCGGGGTCGGTGGCGCAGACATCCTCGCCGATAACCCACAGCGCCCGCAGATCCCCGGCCCGCGCGGCGGCGAACATGTCCGGGATGCGCAGGCCGGGCCGCTGCGGAACCGGGACGCCCCACACCGCCTCGGCCCGCGACCGCGCGTCCGGATCGGTCACCTTCCCGTAGCCGGGCAGGAGGTCGGGCAGCGCGCCCATGTCGGAGGCGCCCTGGACGTTGTTCTGGCCGCGCAGCGGGTTGACCCCGTGCCCGCGGTCGGTGCCCACGGCCCCGCGCAGGATCGCCAGGTTGGCCAGCGAGCGCACCCCGTCCGTGCCGTGGAGGTGTTCGGTGACGCCCAGGCCGTAGACGATCGCGGGCCGTCGGGCGCGGCCGTACAGCCGGGCGGCGGCGACCAGGTCCGCGGCGGGTACGCCGGTGATGCCGGAGACCTGGTCGGGTGGATAGTCGTCCAGCAGAGCGGTGAGTTCCGGCAGACCGGTGGCCCGCTCTCGCAGAAACTCCTCGTCCGCCAGTCCTTCGGCGAGCAGGACGTGGGCGAGCCCGTGGAAGAGCGCCACGTTGGTGCCCGGGCGGGGGCGCAGATGGACGTCGGCGTGCAGGGCGAGGCCGACGGCGCGGGGGTCGGCGACGACCAGCTTGGCCCCGTGCAGCACCCGACTCAGCAGCCGCGCTCCGACCACGGGATGGGCTTCGACCGGGTTCGCCCCGACCACCAGCAGACAGTCGGCCCGCTCGACGTCGTCGAAGCTGTCGGTGCCGCCGGAGAGACCGAAGGAGGCGGTCAGGCCGGCGGCTGAGGGGGAGTGGCACAGACGGGAGCAGTTGTCGACGTTGTTGGTGCCGATGACGACGCGCATGAACTTCTGGACGAGGTAGTTCTCCTCGTTGGTGGCGCGGGCCGAGGAGATGGCCGCCACGGAGTCCGGGCCACCGGCGTCCACGGCCGCGCGCAGCCCCCGGGCGACATGGCCGAGCGCCTCGTCCCAGCCGACGGGCTCCAGGTGGCCGTCGCGTCGGAGCAACGGTCGGGTGATCCGTTCGGGAGAGGTGAGGTATCCGTGGGCGAAGCGCCCCTTGACGCAGGCGTGCCCCTGGTTGACCGGGCCGTCCAGGGCGGGCAGAACCGCGGTGACCTCGCCGTCGCGGGTGGCGACCTCCAGGGCGCACCCGACGCCGCAGTAGCCGCAGGTGGTGCGCGTCCGGGCCGCCGCCTGACGGGTCCCGGACGTGAGGCCGCGCCCCGGACCGGGCTCGGTGATCGCGCCGGTCGGGCAGGTGTCGACGCAGCCGCCGCAGGCCACGCAGTCCGACTCGGCCCACAGGCCGCCGGTGCCAGGGGCCACGACGGTGTCGGCGCCCCGGCCGACCAGGGTGAGGGCGAATGTGCCCTGCACCTCGGAGCACATGCGGACACACCGGCCGCAGGCGATGCACAGGTCCCGGTCGAGATGCACGTAGGGGTGGGACTCGTCGCGGCCCCGGCCGCCGACGCCCTGGGCCGTGTCCGGGCCGATGTCCATCGACCGGCAGACCTGCGCCAGCTCGCTGGGGTTGTCGTCGGCGAGTGCACGGGACGGGAGGGCGGAGGCGATGAGCTCCACCGCGTCCCGGCGCAGCTGACGGAGATCGGCTGTGGCCGTCTCGATCCGGGCCCCGGCCGCGGCCGGGGTCACGCAGGCTGCCGCGATCCGTCCGTCGGCCCGTACGAGACACGTCCGGCAGGAGCCGGCGGGGCTGAGCCGGTCGTCGGAACAGAGTGCGGGCAACTCGATCCCGGCCGCCCGCACCGCCGCGAGCAGGGAAGCTCCCTCGGGCACGGCGACGCCCGCGCCGTCGACCTCGACCTCGGTCTCGATGCCGGTCATGCGGCCCATCCCGCCAGTCGGTCTCCGTAGGCACGGGCAAGGCTGCGCACGGCAGGCGGGATCCGCCGTCCGAAGGCGCACAGGCTCGCCTCGGCCAGGACGCGTGAGAGCCGTTGCCACTCTTCTGCGGGCGGGGCGCCCGCGGCAGCCAGTTCCAGGCCCCGGCGCGAGCCCACGCGGCAGGGCGAGCACGCGCCACAGCTCTCCGCGGCGGCGAACTCCCAGATGTGCCGCATGACATCCTCCGGAGCGACGCGCTGGTCGAAGGCGACGAGACCGGCGTGGCCGAGGGCGGCGCCCCGGGCGTCGAGGTCGGCGGCGGTCAATGGCACATCCAGCGCGTCGGGGGCGAGGAAGCCGCCCAGCGGCCCGCCTACCTGGAGCACGGCCAACTCGGCGCCGTCCTTCAGCCCGCCGCCCAGTTCGGTGACGATCCGGCTCACCGGCGTGCCGAGCTCGACCTCGTACGCGCCCGGCCGGGCGAACCGCTCCGACAGGCAGACCAGCTTCGTCCCGGTTTCGTCGAGAACCCCGCGTCGGGCGTAGGCTTCGCCGCCCCGGGAGACGATCCACGGGACGGCTGCCAGGGTCTCGACGTTGTTCACCACCGTCGGCGCGTCCCACAGCCCGTGCCGGGTCGGGTAGGGCGGGCGCGGCCGTGCGCAGCCCCGGCCTCCCTCCAGGCTCGCGATCAGCGCGGTCTCCTCACCCGCGACATACGATCCGGCGCCCTCCACCACCTCGACGTCCAGCGCAGTGGCCGTGCCGTGTACGGACATACCGAAGTGCCCGTCCGTGTACGCCTGCCCGACCGCCTCCCGCATCCGCGACAGTGCGCGCGGGTACTCCGAGCGCACGAGCACCACCCCCCGTCGTGCCCCGCACGCGAAGCAGGCCAGTGCCAGTCCCTCCAGCACCCGCTGCGGATCGGCCTCCATGAGCAGCCGGTCGGCGTACGAGCCGGGATCTCCCTCGTCTCCGTTGACCACGACCACGGTGCCGGGCGCCCTGCCGACCGCCTCCCACTTCGCCGCGACCCGGAAACCGGCGCCGCCACGCCCGCGCAGCCCGGATGCGGCCACTTCCAGCAGGACCTCGTCAGGAGTCCCCCTCGTCACCGTCCGTGGCCACACCTGCCAAGCAGGTTCCCCGGCCACCGTGCCTCCCAGCAGAACGGGATCGCCGGTGTCGTCGGCCGCCGGGATCTCCGGCGCCTGTGGACGCTCGCGCCCCGCCAGCTGACCGGCCAGCGTCGGGCCGGTGCAGGGCGTGTCGCCGTCGAGCGCCGCGGGACCCGCGTAGCAGTACCCCAGACAGCGCACCGCCTGCACCGACGTCCCGCCGTCCGGTGAGGCCGTGCCCACGGCGACGCCCAGTCCGTCCTCCACGTCGGCGAGATGCCGTCCGCCCCGGGCGGCGAAGCACGCCGTCGCCGCACACACCCGGACGTGACGGCGACCGTGCGGGGCGGCGAGATCCGCGTAGTACTCGGCCGGGCCGAGCGCGGCGGCGGCGGGCAGGCCGATGTCGGTGGCGACAGAGGGAGCCCAGACCTCGGGATCTTCCGTCGTTCCCGCCCTGGCCTCGGCCAGCGACTCGGTCAGCAGGTCTCCCGGCCGCCCACGCCGGTCGGCCAGGGCTCGAAATGCGTCGAAACGGTCCGCAGGACCTACGGGAACCATGCCCTCATCGTGGCGGCAGCCAGTCGGGGCCGCATCCCGGCATCGGCGAGTGGGGGCGGCTGCAGCGGCAGGGCTGTTCCGGGCGCGGGCATGGACGAATCGTGTGATCACCCGCGGTGGTGGGCGCGTCACGGACGGCCGGGTGGACGGGTACACACCAGCATCGTGAGCGAGTCGTAGAACTGGGCCCCCGCATCTGCCAAGGAGGAACTGCCTTGAATCGCACGTCATCGCCGCGGACTCGTGGAGCGGTGGAGCGGTGACACCCACGCAGCCGACGCGGATGCTCGTTCTGGCAACGGCCGGATTCATGCTCTGCTTCTGGGCGTGGGCACTGCTGGCACCGCTCGGC is from Streptomyces sp. NBC_01314 and encodes:
- the fdhF gene encoding formate dehydrogenase subunit alpha, encoding MTGIETEVEVDGAGVAVPEGASLLAAVRAAGIELPALCSDDRLSPAGSCRTCLVRADGRIAAACVTPAAAGARIETATADLRQLRRDAVELIASALPSRALADDNPSELAQVCRSMDIGPDTAQGVGGRGRDESHPYVHLDRDLCIACGRCVRMCSEVQGTFALTLVGRGADTVVAPGTGGLWAESDCVACGGCVDTCPTGAITEPGPGRGLTSGTRQAAARTRTTCGYCGVGCALEVATRDGEVTAVLPALDGPVNQGHACVKGRFAHGYLTSPERITRPLLRRDGHLEPVGWDEALGHVARGLRAAVDAGGPDSVAAISSARATNEENYLVQKFMRVVIGTNNVDNCSRLCHSPSAAGLTASFGLSGGTDSFDDVERADCLLVVGANPVEAHPVVGARLLSRVLHGAKLVVADPRAVGLALHADVHLRPRPGTNVALFHGLAHVLLAEGLADEEFLRERATGLPELTALLDDYPPDQVSGITGVPAADLVAAARLYGRARRPAIVYGLGVTEHLHGTDGVRSLANLAILRGAVGTDRGHGVNPLRGQNNVQGASDMGALPDLLPGYGKVTDPDARSRAEAVWGVPVPQRPGLRIPDMFAAARAGDLRALWVIGEDVCATDPDANRVAQALDACPLVVCNELFLSETARHADVVLPVASWLEKDGTFVNFDRRFQRVRPAVPPPGEARSDFDVVRALAAMMGADLGCAAPADALAECGRVAPVFAGLSHNRLDREGAVPWPCPDPDRPGEAKLYVERFATPDGRARLAAAPYLPPGEQPDDDYPLVLVTGRRWAHYNSGSMTRHGANLVLDPVDFLDLHPADAVRFDVRDGAPVAVESRHGRARLIARVGEQTAPGQVFCSFHFPASGVNRLTSDHADTVTSCPEYKVTAVRVAAP
- a CDS encoding NAD(P)H-dependent oxidoreductase subunit E — its product is MVPVGPADRFDAFRALADRRGRPGDLLTESLAEARAGTTEDPEVWAPSVATDIGLPAAAALGPAEYYADLAAPHGRRHVRVCAATACFAARGGRHLADVEDGLGVAVGTASPDGGTSVQAVRCLGYCYAGPAALDGDTPCTGPTLAGQLAGRERPQAPEIPAADDTGDPVLLGGTVAGEPAWQVWPRTVTRGTPDEVLLEVAASGLRGRGGAGFRVAAKWEAVGRAPGTVVVVNGDEGDPGSYADRLLMEADPQRVLEGLALACFACGARRGVVLVRSEYPRALSRMREAVGQAYTDGHFGMSVHGTATALDVEVVEGAGSYVAGEETALIASLEGGRGCARPRPPYPTRHGLWDAPTVVNNVETLAAVPWIVSRGGEAYARRGVLDETGTKLVCLSERFARPGAYEVELGTPVSRIVTELGGGLKDGAELAVLQVGGPLGGFLAPDALDVPLTAADLDARGAALGHAGLVAFDQRVAPEDVMRHIWEFAAAESCGACSPCRVGSRRGLELAAAGAPPAEEWQRLSRVLAEASLCAFGRRIPPAVRSLARAYGDRLAGWAA